In Montipora foliosa isolate CH-2021 chromosome 13, ASM3666993v2, whole genome shotgun sequence, one DNA window encodes the following:
- the LOC137981821 gene encoding putative nuclease HARBI1 encodes MAGIIRRAPLAFFSLLEELLQGPTDETRDKKEDILMFMMLEEFLRNCRNAEVRTESYVERIVPAMSDSSFRQHFRLSRPTAQRLVNILGTCPEIPVPRERGRPTVEIEKQLLITVWYLGNPECIRSVSDRFDVSRSTVLRVTTRICNALVNNVSPDFIQWPSGDRLMRTIEDFSENNGLPRCIGAIDGTHIPIKAPHDHHEHYINRKGFHSMQLQVVCDADMIFTDVYCGWPGAAHDARVLRNSPLFHDAETRTNDILPGQTYIIGDAAYPLKTWLMTGFKDNGHLTAQQKRFTNRLSSKRMVVERGIGLLKGRFRKLRVMVDIDRIRFLPKLVIAACTLHNFCIYSNDEIDDFLQPLDDDDDANNFVNIFADDNNAVRKRAEIMDMIC; translated from the coding sequence atggcgggcATAATTCGCCGAGCGCCACTAGCATTTTTCTCGTTGTTGGAGGAACTTCTCCAAGGGCCAACTGATGAAACACGCGATAAAAAGGAAGACATCCTTATGTTTATGATGCTCGAGGAGTTTTTGAGAAATTGTAGAAACGCTGAAGTTCGCACTGAGTCGTACGTTGAGAGAATAGTTCCAGCTATGTCAGATTCGTCCTTTCGCCAGCACTTCAGACTTTCGAGACCGACGGCCCAAAGGCTTGTCAACATTTTGGGAACCTGCCCTGAGATCCCAGTACCCCGAGAAAGAGGTCGTCCTactgttgaaattgaaaaacaGCTGCTAATAACGGTTTGGTACCTTGGAAACCCTGAGTGCATCAGGTCAGTGTCAGACCGGTTTGATGTGTCACGTTCAACCGTGTTGAGAGTTACCACGAGAATCTGCAACGCACTTGTGAACAACGTTTCTCCTGATTTTATCCAGTGGCCTTCTGGAGACAGGTTAATGCGGACTATTGAGGATTTCAGTGAGAACAATGGTTTACCTCGATGCATTGGGGCCATTGATGGCACACATATCCCTATAAAGGCGCCACATGACCATCATGAACATTACATAAACAGAAAAGGGTTTCATTCAATGCAGCTTCAGGTAGTTTGTGATGCTGACATGATATTCACCGATGTTTACTGTGGCTGGCCTGGAGCAGCCCACGATGCACGCGTTCTGAGAAACAGCCCTTTATTTCATGATGCAGAGACCAGAACAAATGACATACTTCCAGGACAAACGTACATCATTGGAGATGCAGCCTATCCTTTAAAAACCTGGTTGATGACAGGATTTAAGGACAATGGCCATCTTACTGCACAGCAAAAGCGTTTTACAAATCGTCTAAGTTCAAAACGGATGGTCGTTGAACGTGGCATTGGTCTTTTGAAAGGAAGATTCCGGAAGTTGAGAGTCATGGTGGATATTGACAGAATCaggtttttaccaaaattagttatagcagCATGCACACTCCACAATTTCTGCATTTATTCAAATGATGAAATAGATGATTTTCTACAACCTCtagacgatgatgatgatgccaataactttgttaatatttttgctgatgacaacAATGCTGTTCGAAAGAGAGCTGAAATCATGGACATGATTTGCTGA
- the LOC137981822 gene encoding uncharacterized protein, giving the protein MSIFFAVLSTIDPDQLIVQVQTPAAAFETPLLQVKWSRNEVLFLLSLYKERENFFKDKKSKKKTLWEEISKEMQEKGYGYTGAQCETKFKNLKQNFTKTVDHNNVSGNDKKTCPYFEELSDIFGMTPSVKPVAVCSNRAGPVGEDLIRTSSSSGSFAEAAASSTDGRRPSLDNEETPRREVKRSRAKRAFQSKESLTDLFKEYQREQREKEEEKEKHVMEMHQQKMQRFDRLLELFEKDISK; this is encoded by the coding sequence ATGTCTATATTTTTTGCAGTTCTCTCAACAATCGACCCTGACCAGCTTATCGTTCAGGTTCAAACTCCAGCCGCCGCATTTGAAACTCCGCTATTGCAAGTTAAATGGTCAAGGAATGAAGTGCTGTTTCTTCTGTCTTTGTACAAAGAAAGGGAGaactttttcaaagacaaaaagTCAAAGAAGAAAACTTTGTGGGAGGAAATATCGAAGGAGATGCAAGAGAAAGGATATGGCTACACTGGTGCTCAATGTGAAACGAAGTTTAAGAACttaaagcaaaatttcacaaaaacagtCGATCACAACAACGTGTCGGGCAACGACAAAAAGACGTGCCCATATTTTGAAGAGCTGAGCGATATCTTTGGCATGACACCTTCTGTAAAGCCAGTGGCAGTTTGCTCCAACAGGGCTGGTCCTGTTGGTGAAGACCTCATCCGTACAAGTTCAAGTTCAGGTTCTTTTGCAGAAGCTGCAGCATCTTCTACTGATGGACGAAGACCATCATTGGACAACGAAGAAACTCCGCGCAGAGAGGTTAAAAGGTCCAGGGCCAAAAGGGCTTTTCAGAGTAAGGAGAGTCTCACTGATTTGTTCAAAGAGTACCAGCGGgaacaaagggaaaaagaagaggaaaaggaGAAACATGTCATGGAAATGCACCAGCAAAAGATGCAACGATTTGACAGGTTGCTGGAGCTATTTGAAAAGGACATTTCGAAATAA